A region from the Actinoplanes sp. OR16 genome encodes:
- the clpB gene encoding ATP-dependent chaperone ClpB, producing MNTERLTTKSREVITAAVADAGSRGHATVEPWHMLLSLLDTGGSTATVLLRAVGANPADVRRTAARALEQLPSARGASTAEPSLSREFVNAIGSADLIAKPLGDEYVSTEHLLAGLARVGGAVGHALTSAGATEEALVAAFPQVRGGERRVTSADPEQTYKSLEKYSVDLTALARDGKIDPVIGRDAEIRRVVQVLSRRTKNNPVLIGEPGVGKTAIVEGLAQRIVAGDVPESLRDKKLVSLDLGAMVAGAQYRGQFEERLKSVLEEIRSSNGQVVTFLDELHTVVGAGKGEGSMDAGNMLKPMLARGELRMVGATTLDEYREHIEKDPALERRFQPVVVGEPTVEDTIGILRGLKGRYEAHHRVQITDAALVAAASLSDRYISDRFLPDKAIDLIDEAASRLRMEIDSRPVELDQLQRQVDRMRVEKLALGKETDPASVARLEKLERDLADREEELTALTARWERERSGLNRVGELKKRLDEAKAAQERAQRDGELLEASRLLYEIIPALEKGIREASDAEDEKTEPPMVKEEVGADDIAEVVSAWTGIPAGRMMEGETAKLLRMEESLQAKVIGQKEAVAAVASAVRRSRAGIADPDRPTGSFLFLGPTGVGKTELVKALAGFLFDDERAMVRIDMSEYGEKHSVARLVGAPPGYVGYEEGGQLTEAVRRRPYSVVLLDEVEKAHPDVFDLLLQVLDDGRLTDGQGRTVDFRNAILVLTSNLGSANADFTMGDEERRDEVLAAVRAHFKPEFLNRLDDIVVFHALTKEDLTAIVDIQLARLRDRLAERRLALEVRPEAVDWLGEHGYDPIYGARPLRRLVQSTIGDLLAKALLGGEIRDGDVVVVSLSDTKDGLAVTRGQ from the coding sequence ATGAACACCGAACGCTTGACCACCAAGAGCCGCGAAGTGATCACCGCCGCGGTCGCCGACGCCGGCAGCCGCGGGCATGCCACGGTCGAGCCGTGGCACATGCTGTTGTCGCTGCTCGACACCGGCGGATCGACCGCGACAGTGCTGCTGAGGGCGGTCGGGGCGAACCCCGCTGACGTGCGCCGGACCGCGGCCCGGGCGCTCGAGCAGCTGCCCTCCGCGCGCGGCGCCAGCACCGCGGAGCCCAGTCTCTCCCGCGAATTCGTGAACGCGATCGGCTCGGCCGACCTGATCGCCAAGCCGCTCGGCGACGAGTACGTGTCGACCGAGCATCTCCTGGCCGGCCTGGCCCGGGTCGGCGGCGCGGTCGGGCACGCGCTGACCAGCGCCGGCGCCACCGAGGAGGCGCTCGTCGCGGCGTTCCCCCAGGTGCGCGGCGGCGAGCGGCGGGTGACGAGCGCCGATCCCGAGCAGACCTACAAGTCGCTGGAGAAATACAGCGTCGACCTGACCGCGCTGGCCCGGGACGGCAAGATCGACCCGGTCATCGGCCGGGACGCCGAGATCCGCCGGGTGGTGCAGGTCCTGTCCCGGCGGACGAAGAACAACCCGGTGCTGATCGGCGAGCCGGGCGTCGGCAAGACCGCGATCGTCGAGGGCCTGGCCCAGCGGATCGTGGCGGGCGACGTGCCGGAGTCCCTGCGCGACAAGAAGCTGGTCTCGCTCGACCTCGGCGCGATGGTCGCCGGCGCTCAGTACCGCGGCCAGTTCGAGGAGCGGCTGAAGAGCGTCCTCGAGGAGATCCGCAGTTCGAACGGGCAGGTCGTCACGTTCCTCGACGAGCTGCACACGGTCGTCGGCGCCGGCAAGGGCGAGGGCTCGATGGACGCCGGCAACATGCTCAAGCCGATGCTGGCCCGCGGTGAGCTGCGGATGGTCGGCGCCACGACCCTCGACGAGTACCGCGAGCACATCGAGAAGGACCCGGCCCTGGAGCGCCGGTTCCAGCCGGTCGTCGTGGGCGAGCCGACCGTCGAGGACACCATCGGCATCCTGCGCGGGCTGAAGGGCCGTTACGAGGCGCACCACCGCGTACAGATCACCGATGCCGCCCTCGTCGCGGCCGCGAGCCTCTCCGACCGCTACATCAGTGACCGGTTCCTGCCGGACAAGGCGATCGACCTGATCGACGAGGCCGCGTCCCGGCTCCGCATGGAGATCGACTCCCGGCCGGTCGAGCTCGACCAGCTGCAGCGGCAGGTCGACCGGATGCGGGTGGAGAAACTGGCGCTCGGCAAGGAGACCGACCCGGCGTCGGTGGCCCGGCTGGAGAAGCTGGAGCGTGACCTGGCCGACCGCGAGGAGGAGCTGACCGCGCTCACCGCCCGGTGGGAGCGTGAGCGCAGCGGGCTGAACCGGGTGGGTGAGCTGAAGAAGCGGCTCGACGAGGCGAAGGCGGCGCAGGAGCGCGCCCAGCGCGACGGCGAACTGCTGGAGGCCTCGCGGCTGCTCTACGAGATCATCCCGGCTCTGGAGAAGGGGATCCGGGAGGCCTCCGACGCCGAGGACGAGAAGACCGAGCCGCCGATGGTCAAGGAGGAGGTCGGCGCGGACGACATCGCCGAGGTCGTCTCCGCGTGGACCGGCATCCCGGCCGGCCGGATGATGGAGGGCGAGACCGCCAAGCTCCTGCGCATGGAGGAGTCGCTGCAGGCCAAGGTGATCGGCCAGAAGGAGGCGGTCGCCGCGGTCGCGAGCGCGGTCCGGCGGTCCCGGGCCGGCATCGCCGACCCCGACCGGCCGACCGGCAGCTTCCTCTTCCTCGGCCCGACCGGTGTCGGCAAGACCGAGCTGGTGAAGGCCCTCGCCGGGTTCCTCTTCGACGACGAGCGGGCCATGGTCCGCATCGACATGAGTGAGTACGGCGAGAAGCACTCGGTGGCTCGGCTGGTCGGCGCGCCGCCCGGCTACGTGGGTTACGAGGAGGGTGGCCAGCTGACCGAGGCGGTGCGACGCCGACCGTACAGCGTGGTGCTCCTCGACGAGGTGGAGAAGGCCCACCCGGACGTCTTCGACCTGCTGCTCCAGGTGCTCGACGACGGCCGGCTCACCGACGGGCAGGGCCGGACCGTCGACTTCCGCAACGCGATCCTGGTGCTCACCTCGAACCTGGGCTCGGCGAACGCCGACTTCACGATGGGCGACGAGGAACGGCGCGACGAGGTGCTGGCCGCCGTCAGGGCGCACTTCAAGCCGGAGTTCCTGAACCGGCTCGACGACATCGTGGTCTTCCACGCGCTGACGAAGGAGGACCTCACCGCGATCGTCGACATCCAGCTCGCCCGGCTCCGCGATCGGCTCGCCGAGCGCCGGCTGGCCCTGGAGGTGCGGCCCGAGGCGGTCGACTGGCTGGGCGAGCACGGGTACGACCCGATCTACGGCGCCCGCCCGCTGCGCCGGCTGGTCCAGTCCACGATCGGGGATCTGCTCGCGAAGGCGCTGCTCGGTGGCGAGATCCGGGACGGGGACGTCGTGGTGGTCTCGCTCAGCGATACCAAGGACGGGCTCGCGGTGACTCGCGGCCAGTGA